Proteins encoded in a region of the Clostridium butyricum genome:
- the bglS gene encoding beta-glucanase — MNKKKLKIMTFAMLVSTFLVGGLMQVPASALTTGHMGEAFDNANTSVWSKSNGWTNDGMFNCTWRSSNVNFSNGIMNLTLNKDTQGGTKPYAGGEYRSNDTYGYGLYQVNMKPAKNTGIVSSFFTYTGSPWDEIDIEFLGKDTTKVQFNYFTNGVGNHEYVYNLGFDAAQSYHTYAFNWQPTYIAWLVDGKEVYRATKDIPSHPGKIMMNLWPGTGVDSWLGDYNGVNPLNASYDWVSYDPM, encoded by the coding sequence ATGAATAAAAAGAAATTGAAAATTATGACATTTGCAATGCTGGTAAGTACTTTTTTGGTTGGAGGTTTAATGCAAGTACCAGCTTCAGCATTAACTACAGGACACATGGGTGAGGCCTTTGATAATGCTAATACATCAGTTTGGTCAAAATCAAATGGATGGACAAATGATGGTATGTTTAATTGTACATGGAGAAGTAGTAATGTCAATTTCAGTAATGGAATTATGAATTTGACACTTAATAAGGACACCCAAGGAGGAACTAAGCCATATGCAGGTGGAGAATATCGTTCAAATGATACTTATGGTTATGGATTATATCAAGTAAATATGAAACCAGCCAAAAATACTGGTATTGTTTCTTCATTTTTCACATATACAGGAAGTCCTTGGGATGAAATTGATATAGAATTTTTAGGTAAAGATACTACAAAAGTACAATTTAATTATTTTACAAATGGTGTAGGTAATCATGAGTATGTTTATAATTTAGGATTTGATGCAGCACAAAGCTATCATACTTATGCTTTTAATTGGCAACCAACGTATATTGCATGGTTAGTGGACGGAAAGGAAGTTTATAGAGCAACTAAAGATATTCCATCACATCCAGGTAAAATTATGATGAATTTATGGCCTGGAACAGGTGTGGATTCATGGCTAGGTGATTATAATGGAGTAAATCCACTTAATGCATCGTATGATTGGGTATCTTACGATCCGATGTAA
- the hydG gene encoding [FeFe] hydrogenase H-cluster radical SAM maturase HydG produces the protein MYNVMSSVATEFINDEEILSTLKYAEENKGNKELINKVIEKAKNCKGLSHREAALLLECELEEENEKIYKLAREIKQKFYGNRIVMFAPLYLSNYCVNGCVYCPYHHKNKHIRRKKLTQEEIKNEVIALQDMGHKRLALETGEDPVKNPIEYVLESIKTIYGIKHKNGAIRRVNVNIAATTVENYRKLKEAGIGTYILFQETYNKKAYEELHPTGPKHDYAYHTEAMDRAMDGGIDDVGCGVLFGLNLYKYDFVGLLMHAEHLEAAKGVGPHTLSVPRVRPADDINPDEFDNGICDEIFEKIVAVLRVAVPYTGIIVSTRESQKTRERVLELGVSQVSGGSCTSVGGYVEKEKEEDNSAQFDVSDNRTLDEIVNWLIELGYIPSFCTACYREGRTGDRFMTLVKAGQISNCCHPNALMTLREYLDDYASEETKLKGIKLIEDEILKIPNEKVRKIAQEHINDIDSGKRDFRF, from the coding sequence ATGTATAACGTTATGTCAAGTGTGGCAACTGAATTTATTAATGATGAAGAAATTTTATCAACTCTTAAATATGCAGAAGAAAATAAAGGTAATAAAGAACTTATAAATAAAGTCATAGAAAAGGCTAAAAATTGTAAAGGCCTTTCACATAGAGAAGCAGCGTTACTTCTTGAATGTGAGTTAGAAGAAGAAAATGAAAAAATATACAAGCTTGCTAGAGAAATAAAGCAGAAGTTTTATGGAAACAGAATAGTAATGTTTGCTCCTTTATATCTTTCAAATTATTGTGTTAATGGATGCGTATACTGTCCATATCATCATAAAAACAAACACATAAGGAGAAAAAAACTTACTCAGGAAGAAATTAAAAATGAAGTTATAGCACTTCAAGATATGGGACATAAAAGATTAGCTTTGGAAACAGGAGAAGATCCAGTAAAAAATCCTATAGAATATGTTCTTGAAAGTATAAAAACAATATATGGAATTAAACACAAAAATGGAGCCATAAGAAGAGTTAATGTGAATATTGCAGCTACAACAGTAGAGAATTATAGAAAGCTTAAAGAAGCAGGAATAGGAACATATATATTATTTCAAGAAACTTATAACAAAAAAGCTTATGAAGAACTTCATCCAACAGGTCCAAAGCATGATTATGCATATCATACAGAAGCTATGGATAGAGCTATGGATGGTGGAATAGATGATGTTGGCTGTGGTGTTTTATTTGGATTAAATTTATATAAATATGATTTTGTAGGTTTATTGATGCATGCAGAACATTTAGAAGCAGCTAAGGGAGTTGGACCACATACGTTAAGTGTTCCAAGAGTAAGACCTGCAGATGATATAAATCCTGATGAATTTGATAATGGTATATGTGATGAGATATTTGAAAAGATAGTCGCAGTTTTAAGAGTAGCGGTACCATACACAGGAATAATTGTATCTACAAGAGAATCTCAAAAAACAAGAGAAAGAGTTCTTGAACTTGGAGTGTCTCAAGTAAGTGGAGGTTCTTGTACAAGTGTAGGTGGATATGTTGAAAAGGAAAAAGAAGAAGATAATTCTGCACAATTTGATGTAAGTGATAATAGAACTTTAGATGAAATAGTAAATTGGCTTATTGAATTAGGATACATTCCAAGTTTTTGTACAGCATGTTATAGAGAAGGAAGAACAGGAGATAGATTCATGACTCTCGTTAAAGCTGGACAGATATCAAACTGTTGTCATCCTAATGCATTAATGACGTTAAGGGAGTATCTTGATGACTATGCAAGTGAAGAGACAAAATTAAAAGGAATTAAACTTATAGAAGACGAGATTCTTAAAATTCCAAATGAAAAGGTAAGAAAGATTGCACAAGAGCATATAAATGATATCGATAGCGGAAAACGTGATTTTAGATTTTAA
- a CDS encoding TM1266 family iron-only hydrogenase system putative regulator, whose protein sequence is METRIALIGIIVEDSNEIEKLNLILHEYSTYIIGRMGIPYKEKDVCVISIVIDASNDVISSLSGKLGMIKGISVKTMYSKK, encoded by the coding sequence ATGGAGACTAGAATCGCACTAATTGGAATTATTGTAGAGGATTCAAATGAAATAGAAAAATTGAATCTTATCTTACATGAATATAGTACATACATAATAGGAAGAATGGGGATTCCATATAAGGAAAAGGATGTGTGTGTAATAAGCATTGTTATTGATGCCAGTAATGATGTTATAAGTTCTTTATCTGGGAAATTAGGTATGATTAAAGGTATTAGTGTAAAGACAATGTATTCCAAGAAGTAA
- a CDS encoding starch-binding protein, translating to MVKNKIKKLVAIGTVFFSLVSFSPNLSLVAYADTIQESQVDESTRLTYEEEQGSILHAWDWSFNNIANNIEAISKAGYKSIQVSPIQGNIDINGEITSNEKWWVLYQPINFKIGNKQLGTEEEFKKMCEVAHSKGIDIIVDIIVNHTGNNGSNADTPSENVDQEIKDLGSDAWHSLKPVESWNSRYCVTQEDIGLPDLNTENHKIQDMAKEYLQQCLKSGADGFRFDTAKHVGLPTESDDNGKVVKSDFWPNVLEGLKTNDGNTPYIYGEVLQGGADNFKEYSKYINLTSSNYGGSVRSAVGLNGNPDVSKIEDYNSEGVSPKRLISWVESHDTYANDSEESTALTDEQIRNGWALIASRAYANPLFFNRPAGRGKLDGSIGDCGDDNWRNPDVVAVNKFRNAMLNQDEKLVEINKEIMMIERGTSSDSKAKGVVIVNLGEDYTVSGLDVNLENGTYDNCGVNDSSFTVNEGKISGVIKKGITVLYKDGQKEENVQSPVVSVDKENQSFQDKLDLTLKAENSTNATYSVNDGAKVPYVNEMKVTIGSDITPGESVKLTLEATNADGTRTAKETYTYVKKAVGSTATVYFEKPDDWDTPLYVYAKNEVNEQNKAWPGEKMTKIGDKLYKYELKDWTNSNVIINDSYAGKHQTSSLNLKYDGMMKYSKDGNWTETQPIAEDPNVTPDIEKQGTSKVYIQIPESWKDESGKYYDDVYVYMYGVQELVKWPGVPMEKVEGKEGLYTYTLPAGLEGSMVLFNAKGGTVQVPKDTGFKAPKDSTMIYDGEWKEYLNGTSKAYFRKPADWKEPNIYVWKDDSSEVAKWPGISMTKVEGTETLYSYTLPENYGDANIIFNDGSNKTDDLKLPSEKAMIYDNGEFRDYTTDDFEEPEVQNDKEGITKVYFKNTSGWEKVKVYAYNDGTSEKVKDWPGESAKDEGNDLYSYSLPKGFESATVIFNNGSGGTGNQTGNLQTKTGNTMIYDEESDSLKSMSKVYFKNTYGWDKVRVHYWVDGGSSTTWPGESPVYYGDDLYGLTLPEGFENANVIFNNNNKGEQTKTVKVTDGETKIFIGNDETPEGGLGGEWRDFAKSDIPSGTDTDKPDEGNDDDVSDKLTKAYFENKDGWENLRVYFYTEKSDGSMNKEFSKWPGVELTSEGNDLYSYTFPKGYKNSTLIFNGTVTTSAAVSVDGTETTEKSVQTENLKIKAGELMIYSNGAWDKYTGENPDKDDDTSKVKKVSINGTFKVGNTLKTQIFNADGKEITPEVSYQWYRASSQSGQFEKIDGAVNSQYKLTSSDKSKYIKVLVTDKDGNEVYSQATSRISSSSSSHHSHNSSNSVSNDTSSNNDSVTENKVTNNNIPEKTESKLDKEGWNLNSDGTWTFVEKGNKVTGWKQVNNLWYFMNDNGVMNTGWKQINNTWYYMNNSGSMMTGWQFINNKWYYLNESGDMATGWKDVNGIWYYLYSDGSMAYNTIIDGYNLDVSGAWI from the coding sequence GTGGTTAAAAATAAGATTAAGAAATTGGTTGCAATTGGGACTGTTTTTTTCAGTTTAGTGAGTTTTTCACCTAATTTAAGTCTTGTAGCATATGCAGATACCATTCAGGAGAGTCAGGTTGATGAAAGTACAAGATTGACATATGAAGAAGAACAGGGTTCAATACTTCATGCATGGGACTGGTCATTTAATAACATAGCAAATAATATTGAAGCAATATCAAAAGCAGGATACAAGTCTATTCAAGTATCACCAATACAAGGTAATATAGACATAAATGGTGAAATAACAAGTAATGAGAAATGGTGGGTTTTATATCAACCGATAAATTTTAAAATTGGAAACAAACAATTAGGTACCGAAGAAGAATTTAAAAAAATGTGTGAAGTTGCTCATAGCAAAGGTATTGACATAATTGTTGATATTATTGTAAATCATACTGGTAATAATGGTTCTAATGCAGATACACCATCAGAAAATGTGGATCAAGAAATAAAAGATTTAGGTTCTGATGCATGGCATAGTTTAAAACCTGTTGAAAGCTGGAATAGTCGTTATTGTGTAACTCAAGAGGATATTGGACTTCCAGATTTAAATACGGAAAATCATAAAATACAGGATATGGCAAAGGAATATTTACAACAATGTCTTAAGAGTGGAGCGGATGGCTTTAGATTTGACACTGCTAAGCATGTTGGATTACCAACTGAGAGTGATGATAATGGAAAAGTAGTAAAGAGTGATTTTTGGCCTAATGTATTAGAAGGATTAAAGACTAATGATGGAAACACCCCATATATTTATGGTGAAGTATTACAAGGTGGAGCGGATAATTTTAAAGAATATTCTAAGTATATTAATTTAACTTCAAGTAATTATGGAGGAAGTGTAAGAAGTGCAGTTGGATTAAATGGAAATCCAGATGTTTCAAAGATAGAAGATTACAACTCAGAAGGGGTATCTCCTAAAAGGCTTATATCATGGGTTGAATCACATGACACGTATGCAAACGATTCAGAAGAATCTACAGCTTTAACTGATGAACAGATAAGAAATGGATGGGCACTTATAGCATCACGTGCATATGCAAATCCTTTGTTTTTTAACAGACCAGCAGGAAGAGGAAAGTTAGATGGATCAATAGGTGATTGTGGTGATGATAACTGGAGGAATCCTGATGTAGTAGCAGTTAATAAATTTAGAAATGCTATGTTAAATCAAGACGAAAAATTAGTAGAAATAAATAAAGAAATTATGATGATAGAGCGTGGTACAAGCAGTGATTCAAAAGCTAAGGGAGTTGTTATTGTTAATCTTGGAGAAGATTACACAGTTTCAGGATTAGATGTAAATCTTGAAAATGGGACTTATGATAACTGTGGAGTTAACGATTCAAGTTTTACTGTTAACGAAGGTAAAATATCAGGAGTTATTAAAAAGGGAATTACAGTTTTATATAAAGATGGACAAAAAGAAGAAAATGTTCAATCGCCAGTTGTTTCAGTAGATAAAGAAAATCAATCTTTTCAAGATAAGCTTGATTTGACACTTAAAGCTGAAAATTCAACAAATGCAACATATTCTGTTAATGATGGAGCAAAAGTTCCATATGTTAATGAAATGAAAGTTACAATAGGCAGTGATATTACACCAGGAGAAAGTGTTAAGTTGACATTAGAAGCTACTAATGCTGATGGAACAAGAACTGCAAAAGAAACTTATACTTATGTTAAAAAAGCTGTAGGAAGTACAGCAACTGTATATTTTGAAAAGCCTGATGATTGGGATACTCCTTTATATGTTTATGCTAAGAATGAAGTTAATGAACAAAATAAGGCATGGCCAGGAGAAAAAATGACCAAAATAGGTGATAAACTTTATAAATATGAATTAAAGGATTGGACAAATTCAAATGTTATAATTAATGATTCATATGCAGGTAAACATCAAACATCATCATTAAATTTAAAGTATGATGGAATGATGAAATATAGCAAGGATGGAAATTGGACTGAAACTCAGCCTATTGCTGAAGATCCAAATGTTACTCCAGACATAGAAAAACAAGGTACATCAAAGGTATATATACAAATCCCTGAAAGCTGGAAAGATGAAAGTGGAAAATATTATGATGATGTGTATGTATATATGTATGGAGTACAAGAACTAGTAAAATGGCCTGGAGTACCAATGGAAAAGGTTGAAGGAAAGGAAGGATTATATACTTATACTTTACCGGCAGGCTTAGAAGGATCAATGGTACTTTTCAATGCAAAAGGAGGAACTGTTCAAGTTCCTAAAGATACAGGTTTTAAGGCTCCAAAAGACTCAACTATGATATACGATGGAGAATGGAAAGAATACCTTAATGGAACATCAAAAGCTTATTTTAGAAAACCAGCAGATTGGAAAGAACCTAATATATATGTATGGAAAGATGATTCAAGCGAAGTGGCAAAATGGCCTGGTATTTCAATGACTAAGGTTGAAGGAACAGAAACATTATATTCTTATACATTACCAGAAAACTATGGAGATGCAAATATTATATTTAATGATGGATCTAATAAAACTGATGATTTAAAGTTGCCTTCAGAAAAAGCAATGATTTATGATAATGGTGAATTTAGAGATTATACTACAGATGATTTTGAAGAACCTGAAGTTCAAAATGATAAAGAAGGAATTACAAAGGTATACTTTAAAAATACTTCTGGATGGGAAAAAGTAAAAGTATATGCTTATAATGATGGAACAAGTGAAAAAGTTAAGGACTGGCCTGGAGAAAGTGCAAAAGATGAAGGAAATGATTTATATAGTTACTCATTACCAAAGGGATTTGAAAGTGCTACAGTAATATTTAATAATGGTTCTGGTGGAACTGGAAATCAAACAGGAAACTTACAAACAAAAACAGGGAATACTATGATTTATGATGAGGAGAGCGATTCATTAAAGAGTATGAGTAAAGTATATTTCAAAAATACTTATGGCTGGGACAAAGTAAGAGTTCACTATTGGGTTGATGGAGGAAGTTCTACAACATGGCCTGGAGAATCACCAGTTTATTATGGAGATGACTTATATGGATTAACATTGCCAGAAGGATTTGAAAATGCTAATGTTATATTTAATAATAACAATAAGGGTGAACAAACAAAAACAGTAAAAGTTACAGATGGTGAAACTAAAATTTTTATAGGAAATGATGAAACACCAGAAGGTGGACTTGGTGGTGAGTGGAGAGACTTTGCAAAGAGTGATATACCATCAGGGACAGATACAGATAAACCAGATGAAGGAAATGATGATGACGTTTCAGACAAGTTGACAAAAGCTTATTTTGAAAACAAAGATGGATGGGAAAATTTAAGAGTATATTTCTATACAGAAAAATCTGATGGAAGTATGAATAAGGAATTTTCAAAATGGCCAGGAGTAGAATTGACATCTGAAGGAAATGATTTATACAGCTATACATTCCCTAAGGGGTATAAAAATTCTACATTAATATTCAATGGTACGGTAACAACTTCAGCAGCAGTTTCTGTAGATGGAACTGAAACAACAGAGAAATCTGTTCAAACAGAAAATTTAAAAATAAAAGCTGGAGAATTAATGATTTATAGCAATGGAGCATGGGATAAGTATACAGGTGAAAATCCTGATAAAGATGATGATACATCTAAAGTAAAAAAGGTTTCAATAAATGGGACTTTCAAAGTAGGTAATACTTTAAAAACACAAATCTTTAATGCAGATGGAAAAGAAATTACTCCTGAAGTTTCTTATCAATGGTATAGGGCATCATCACAAAGTGGACAATTTGAAAAAATAGATGGTGCTGTAAATAGTCAATATAAATTAACAAGCAGTGATAAGAGCAAATATATTAAAGTATTAGTTACAGATAAAGATGGCAATGAAGTATATTCACAAGCAACTTCAAGAATAAGTAGCTCATCTTCATCACATCATTCTCATAATTCATCAAATTCTGTATCTAATGATACATCAAGTAACAATGATTCAGTAACTGAAAATAAAGTTACAAATAATAATATTCCAGAGAAAACTGAATCTAAGTTAGATAAAGAAGGTTGGAATTTAAATTCAGATGGTACTTGGACTTTTGTTGAGAAAGGAAATAAAGTTACAGGTTGGAAACAAGTAAATAACTTGTGGTATTTTATGAATGATAATGGTGTTATGAATACAGGATGGAAACAGATAAATAATACATGGTATTATATGAATAATTCTGGTTCAATGATGACAGGATGGCAGTTTATCAATAATAAATGGTACTATTTAAATGAAAGTGGAGATATGGCAACAGGATGGAAGGATGTAAACGGAATTTGGTATTATCTATATTCTGATGGGTCTATGGCTTATAATACAATAATTGATGGATATAATTTAGATGTAAGTGGTGCATGGATATAG
- a CDS encoding DegV family protein yields MNIRIVTDSCVDHNKDVFGHEENMERVPFKIIIENEEMIDKNIDLEELREKMKATKNKITTACPSPHEFLEAFKKCKENFVITISEKLSGSHNSAVLAANMFKEEVEDAFVHIFDCKTATAGASLVALKLKTMIEDKVEKNKIIEDINNYIDQMKTFLVPVKLDNLAKNGRISSKKAFVGSLLQVTPIMCDNGDGEIILKEQVRGRKKAFNRLLEIIGEECENFEERILAISHVNSEDRALKLKEEILSRYNFKKVLIFEGGGLTTIYADDGGLVVSY; encoded by the coding sequence ATGAATATTAGAATAGTTACAGACAGCTGTGTTGATCATAATAAAGACGTATTTGGTCATGAAGAAAACATGGAGAGAGTTCCATTCAAAATCATAATAGAAAATGAAGAAATGATAGATAAAAATATTGATTTAGAGGAACTCAGAGAAAAAATGAAGGCTACAAAAAATAAAATAACAACAGCCTGTCCTTCTCCACATGAGTTCTTAGAAGCATTTAAGAAATGTAAAGAAAATTTTGTGATTACTATTTCCGAAAAATTAAGTGGTTCACACAATAGTGCGGTACTAGCAGCTAATATGTTTAAAGAAGAAGTTGAAGATGCCTTTGTACATATTTTTGATTGTAAGACAGCAACTGCTGGTGCAAGTCTTGTAGCTTTAAAATTAAAAACCATGATAGAAGATAAAGTTGAAAAGAATAAAATAATAGAGGATATAAATAATTACATAGATCAAATGAAGACATTTTTAGTTCCTGTAAAGTTGGACAACTTAGCTAAAAATGGAAGGATAAGCAGTAAAAAAGCCTTTGTTGGATCATTACTTCAAGTAACACCAATTATGTGTGATAACGGGGATGGAGAAATTATACTTAAAGAACAAGTAAGAGGAAGAAAGAAAGCATTTAATAGATTATTAGAAATTATAGGTGAAGAATGTGAAAATTTTGAAGAAAGAATTCTTGCAATCTCTCATGTTAACTCTGAAGATAGAGCATTGAAATTAAAAGAAGAAATTTTAAGCAGATATAATTTTAAAAAGGTATTAATATTTGAGGGTGGCGGATTAACTACAATTTATGCAGATGATGGTGGACTTGTAGTAAGCTATTAA
- a CDS encoding galactose ABC transporter substrate-binding protein, giving the protein MLFYIKKISSVFLTVFIFNFYIGCSFVNNKINKSDSKTIKIGVTLFDQNDPFISSLAKQIENVSREKEGASEYKINVNVVDSTKSVMKQYEQVDNFIDRNYDVICVSMVDRTTASSIIDRCKKAEIPLIFFNSEPVEEDMNLWNKVYYVGGKSEEAGKMQGEIIKDFYEKYPEKVDKNNDGKLQYVMLEGDPEHQDTLIRTENCVKSMRNNGIEVEKIGDYIANWQSSQAYEIMTRWINEYDNKIEVVFCNNDAMALGAIKALENAKVNQDDMPVIVGTDGISDFLPYIKNNNMIATVFNNYKLQGKYIFDIAYELATNKSINNIEELKYKKNIKVSYKKITADNVDDFIFNDNIYD; this is encoded by the coding sequence ATGCTTTTTTATATTAAAAAAATATCATCTGTTTTTTTAACTGTATTTATATTCAACTTTTATATCGGATGCAGCTTTGTTAATAACAAAATTAATAAAAGTGATTCAAAAACAATAAAAATAGGTGTAACGTTATTTGATCAAAATGATCCATTTATTTCATCATTAGCAAAGCAAATTGAAAATGTTTCAAGAGAAAAAGAAGGAGCTAGTGAATATAAAATAAATGTCAATGTTGTTGATAGTACTAAAAGTGTAATGAAACAGTATGAACAAGTAGATAATTTTATAGATAGAAATTATGATGTTATATGTGTAAGCATGGTTGATAGAACTACAGCATCATCTATTATAGATAGGTGTAAAAAGGCTGAGATACCATTGATTTTTTTTAATAGTGAGCCTGTTGAGGAAGATATGAATTTGTGGAATAAAGTATATTATGTTGGAGGAAAGTCAGAAGAAGCAGGAAAGATGCAGGGTGAGATTATTAAGGACTTTTATGAAAAGTATCCAGAAAAAGTAGATAAAAATAATGATGGAAAGCTACAATATGTAATGCTTGAAGGAGATCCTGAACATCAAGACACGTTAATAAGGACTGAAAACTGTGTTAAAAGTATGAGAAATAACGGTATAGAGGTTGAGAAAATTGGAGATTATATTGCAAACTGGCAGAGCTCTCAAGCTTATGAAATAATGACAAGATGGATAAATGAATACGATAACAAAATAGAGGTGGTTTTTTGCAATAATGATGCGATGGCATTAGGTGCAATAAAAGCATTAGAAAATGCAAAAGTTAATCAAGATGATATGCCGGTTATTGTTGGGACTGATGGTATTTCAGATTTTCTTCCATACATTAAAAATAACAATATGATTGCAACTGTATTCAATAATTATAAGTTACAAGGTAAATATATTTTTGATATTGCGTATGAACTTGCAACTAATAAGAGCATTAATAATATAGAAGAACTTAAATATAAAAAAAATATAAAGGTATCATATAAAAAAATTACTGCAGATAATGTTGATGATTTTATTTTTAATGATAATATTTATGATTAA
- a CDS encoding substrate-binding domain-containing protein: MLKIKKKSFFILSILVIISFIFILNELLNIEKEKKSYNITIITDDEINEGSITMKSGADKAAEEMNVDIRFVSLSKDDFLEEQKELLMGENNGETDAILIEPIRYEYLKDTIEKVNKFVPVISLQSYSEKNYKINSVVFDNFNMGVDIGNEILKSVSGEKNLVIVKDDLKSDVSEERCKGLISALQGNIQYKTVEFKNSKHMTYYETAKHLIESDNADIIVTFNTKILESVSQAKSDLLGVKSDVSNIKVYGTGNTRKVISFLDQNIINGIALENEFNIGYLGVKNALNLIKDNEFKSDIISSKIITRDNMYSVENQRLLFLFIR; the protein is encoded by the coding sequence ATGTTAAAAATCAAAAAAAAGTCATTTTTTATATTGTCTATATTAGTTATTATTTCATTTATTTTTATTTTAAATGAGCTTTTAAATATTGAAAAGGAGAAGAAGTCATATAATATTACAATTATAACAGACGATGAAATAAATGAGGGTTCAATCACAATGAAATCAGGAGCAGACAAAGCGGCAGAGGAAATGAATGTAGATATAAGATTTGTTTCTTTGTCAAAAGATGACTTCTTAGAAGAACAAAAAGAATTGTTGATGGGTGAAAACAATGGCGAAACAGATGCAATTTTAATTGAACCCATAAGGTATGAGTATTTAAAGGATACAATAGAAAAAGTAAATAAATTTGTACCTGTAATTTCTTTGCAGTCTTATTCTGAAAAAAATTATAAAATAAATAGTGTTGTATTTGATAATTTTAATATGGGGGTTGATATAGGCAATGAAATTCTAAAGTCAGTATCAGGAGAAAAGAATCTAGTAATAGTAAAGGATGATCTAAAGTCAGATGTATCAGAAGAACGATGTAAGGGGTTAATTAGTGCATTACAAGGAAATATTCAATATAAGACAGTAGAATTTAAAAACTCTAAACATATGACTTATTATGAAACTGCAAAACATCTAATTGAGAGTGATAATGCAGATATAATAGTAACATTTAATACAAAGATATTAGAGAGTGTTTCACAGGCAAAAAGTGACCTTTTAGGGGTAAAGTCAGATGTTAGTAATATTAAAGTTTATGGTACTGGAAATACAAGAAAAGTAATATCGTTTTTAGATCAGAATATAATCAACGGAATTGCATTGGAAAATGAATTTAATATTGGATATTTAGGTGTGAAAAATGCTTTAAATCTCATTAAAGATAATGAATTTAAAAGTGATATTATTTCATCTAAAATAATAACCAGGGATAATATGTATTCAGTAGAAAATCAGAGGTTACTATTTTTATTTATTCGATAG